In a genomic window of Rhodovulum sp. P5:
- a CDS encoding CopG family transcriptional regulator — MKKDRLNVYFDPVLSGELEALAARRKVSKSQIVEAALAAFLSPDGADQREAAIVRRLDRLTRAVERLERDQSIGNEAMALFVKFWLTTTPPLPDEMRDAAQASGKERYDRFVEALGRRLAKGKTLTKEVSDDIPDRTSTV; from the coding sequence GTGAAGAAGGACCGATTGAATGTGTATTTCGATCCGGTTCTGTCCGGTGAGCTGGAGGCGTTAGCCGCCCGCCGGAAGGTCTCGAAATCGCAGATCGTGGAGGCGGCACTCGCGGCGTTCCTGTCGCCGGATGGCGCGGACCAACGCGAGGCCGCGATCGTCCGGCGCCTTGATCGGCTCACGCGCGCGGTCGAGCGGCTGGAACGCGATCAATCCATCGGCAATGAGGCGATGGCGCTCTTCGTGAAGTTCTGGCTGACCACCACGCCGCCATTACCCGACGAGATGCGCGATGCGGCACAAGCCTCGGGCAAGGAGCGCTATGACCGGTTCGTCGAAGCGCTCGGGCGGCGACTCGCAAAGGGAAAAACGCTTACCAAGGAAGTCTCGGACGACATACCAGACCGAACATCCACTGTCTGA
- a CDS encoding DUF3363 domain-containing protein, translating to MSGRDNDIRIKPGRIRDKGPSARRAKSFVGQVMRAAKKAGHTGNNFRTSGGRAGRSTFGRGRFVRVSRGLARTQRRVVVNARIVRHRGQKFRSAPLARHLDYLKREGVTKDGRDAATFDKEHDRANDRAFAASAEDDRHHFRFIISPEDAGQMEDLRAFTRDLMAQAERDLGTELDWVAVDHWNTDNPHVHVLVRGKADDGKDLVISRHYISRGLRGRAEELVKLELGPRSEKEIATGLDAEVKAERWTGLDRALRSYAHDTLGVADLRPGAPDLDDKELKRRMIGRAQALERFGLADKLVPSVWQLKPGMEDTLREMAVRGDIIKTMHRAMGGQSRAQTDFAIEGQPETLVLGKLVDRGLHNELSGEAYAIIDGVDGRLHHLRFRDLDLTGDTPVGGIVETRSWAGKDGGARRLALVGRSDIALAKQVNADGATWVDRLALAKTSAPLAQSGFGAEVRDALEKRAEHLVGQGLATRQGQRVTFNRDLLKTLRRRDLDQAASKIADDTGLSFRKSGDGETVAGTYRQRLDLASGRFAMIDDGMGFELVPWKPQLEKHLGQTVSGTVATGGGIDWSLGRKRGLSI from the coding sequence ATGAGCGGACGCGACAATGACATCCGCATCAAGCCCGGGCGCATCCGCGACAAGGGTCCGTCGGCCAGGCGCGCGAAGAGCTTCGTCGGGCAGGTCATGCGTGCCGCGAAGAAGGCGGGACATACCGGTAACAACTTCAGAACGAGCGGCGGTCGCGCCGGTCGATCGACCTTCGGACGCGGGCGCTTCGTCAGAGTGTCTCGCGGGCTTGCGCGGACGCAGCGCCGCGTAGTCGTGAACGCGCGGATCGTCAGACATCGTGGCCAGAAGTTTCGGTCAGCCCCGCTCGCCAGGCATCTCGACTATCTGAAGCGCGAGGGTGTCACCAAGGACGGCCGAGATGCGGCCACGTTCGACAAGGAGCACGACCGAGCCAACGACCGCGCCTTCGCCGCCAGCGCCGAAGACGACCGGCATCATTTCCGCTTCATCATCTCGCCGGAAGACGCCGGTCAGATGGAAGACTTGCGCGCCTTCACCCGCGACCTGATGGCCCAGGCCGAACGCGATCTCGGCACCGAGCTCGATTGGGTCGCAGTCGATCATTGGAACACCGACAATCCGCATGTCCACGTGCTGGTGCGCGGCAAAGCCGATGATGGGAAAGACCTCGTCATCTCTCGCCATTACATCAGCCGCGGTCTGCGGGGCCGCGCTGAAGAGCTTGTGAAGTTGGAGCTCGGTCCCCGCAGTGAGAAGGAGATCGCGACCGGGCTCGATGCCGAAGTGAAGGCCGAGCGCTGGACCGGTCTGGATCGGGCGCTGCGGTCCTATGCCCACGATACGCTCGGTGTGGCCGACCTGCGGCCCGGCGCGCCTGATCTCGACGACAAAGAGCTCAAGCGCCGAATGATCGGCCGTGCGCAGGCGTTGGAACGGTTTGGGCTTGCAGACAAACTCGTACCCTCCGTCTGGCAGTTGAAGCCAGGGATGGAAGACACGCTGCGCGAAATGGCCGTGCGCGGCGACATCATCAAGACGATGCATCGGGCGATGGGTGGACAGTCCCGCGCACAAACTGACTTTGCGATCGAGGGGCAACCGGAAACACTGGTTCTCGGCAAGCTGGTCGATCGCGGGTTGCACAACGAACTTTCCGGCGAGGCCTACGCCATCATCGACGGGGTCGATGGCCGTCTCCATCACCTGCGTTTCCGCGATCTCGATCTGACGGGCGACACACCGGTCGGCGGGATCGTCGAGACGCGGAGCTGGGCCGGGAAGGATGGTGGGGCGCGGCGCCTCGCTTTGGTCGGGAGATCGGACATTGCGCTCGCCAAACAAGTCAACGCCGATGGCGCGACCTGGGTCGATCGGTTGGCGCTTGCCAAGACCAGCGCGCCGCTCGCGCAGAGCGGGTTTGGCGCGGAGGTCCGCGACGCATTGGAGAAGCGGGCCGAGCATTTGGTTGGACAGGGTCTGGCGACGCGGCAAGGTCAGCGCGTCACCTTCAACCGCGATCTCCTGAAGACACTGCGCCGGCGCGATCTCGATCAAGCTGCAAGCAAGATCGCCGACGACACCGGTCTGTCCTTCCGCAAGTCCGGTGACGGCGAGACCGTGGCTGGCACGTATCGCCAGCGCCTAGATCTCGCCTCCGGCCGCTTCGCCATGATCGATGACGGCATGGGGTTCGAGCTCGTCCCCTGGAAGCCCCAGCTCGAAAAGCATCTCGGCCAGACCGTCTCTGGCACCGTCGCGACCGGCGGCGGCATCGACTGGTCGCTCGGCCGCAAGCGCGGCCTGTCGATCTGA
- a CDS encoding conjugal transfer protein TraG: MTSKKHASPATAILWGQILVVSTVALLFVWAATQWVAFRLGFQSELGDPVATIFGLPIYPPWNVFVWWYWYDAYAPRVFMEGAIIAGAGGIAAVCVAIFLSVLRAREASNVTTYGSARWGTEKDMREAGLFVDDGVVLGRYRSRYLRHDGPEHVLCFAPTRSGKGVGLVVPSLLTWPGSAIVHDIKGENWELTANYRARFSRVLLFDPTDPNSAAYNPLLEVRRGDSEVRDVQNVADILVDPEGLLERRNHWEKTSHSLLVGAILHVLYAEADKTLAGVAAFLSDPKRPIESTLAAMMRTPHLGDHPHPVVAQAARELLNKSENERSGVLSTAMSFLGLYRDPVVAKVTRRCDWRIDDLATGDRPVTLYLVVPPSDISRTKPLIRLVLNQIGRRLTEDLHAKRTHRMLLMLDEFPALGRLDFFESQLAFMAGYGIKAFLIAQSLNQIEKAYGQNNAILDNCHVRVAFATNDERTAKRVSDALGTATEMRAMKNYAGHRLSPWLGHLMVSRQETARPLLTPGEMMQLPPTEEIVLVSGAPPVRAKKARYYTDPQFKARIAPPPDRTASDESVSSTADDWSGCEPIAAPPPKKRKSSTDDTDGGVRREPDLPEHEDIASEPAPARSEFADLDDEPEDDVQRAKAMRDRFATVARQASLDPDDGIEL; the protein is encoded by the coding sequence ATGACCTCGAAGAAACATGCATCACCGGCCACCGCCATCCTCTGGGGCCAGATCCTCGTCGTCTCGACGGTCGCGCTGCTCTTCGTCTGGGCGGCGACGCAATGGGTGGCGTTCCGGCTCGGCTTCCAGTCCGAACTGGGCGACCCGGTGGCGACCATCTTCGGCCTGCCGATCTACCCGCCCTGGAACGTCTTTGTCTGGTGGTACTGGTACGACGCCTATGCGCCGCGCGTCTTCATGGAGGGCGCAATCATCGCGGGCGCGGGCGGCATCGCCGCTGTATGCGTTGCGATCTTTCTTTCCGTCCTGCGCGCCCGCGAAGCGAGCAACGTGACGACCTATGGTTCCGCCCGGTGGGGGACCGAGAAGGATATGCGCGAGGCGGGATTGTTCGTGGATGATGGCGTGGTCCTCGGACGCTACCGGTCCCGCTACCTCCGCCATGACGGGCCTGAACATGTGCTCTGCTTCGCGCCGACGCGCTCCGGCAAAGGTGTCGGTCTGGTCGTGCCGTCACTGCTCACTTGGCCGGGCTCGGCCATCGTCCACGACATCAAGGGCGAGAACTGGGAGCTCACGGCGAACTACCGCGCCCGCTTCAGCCGGGTGTTGCTCTTCGATCCAACCGATCCGAACTCGGCGGCCTACAATCCGCTGCTCGAAGTGCGGCGCGGCGATAGCGAGGTGCGCGACGTTCAGAACGTCGCCGACATCTTGGTCGATCCCGAGGGTCTGCTCGAACGGCGGAACCATTGGGAAAAGACGAGCCACTCGCTCTTGGTCGGCGCGATCCTGCATGTCCTCTACGCCGAAGCCGACAAGACGCTGGCGGGCGTCGCGGCCTTCCTCTCCGATCCGAAGCGTCCGATCGAGTCGACGCTCGCGGCGATGATGCGCACCCCGCATCTCGGCGATCACCCGCATCCCGTCGTCGCGCAGGCCGCGCGTGAGCTTTTGAACAAGTCGGAGAACGAACGCTCCGGTGTTCTCTCGACCGCCATGAGTTTTCTTGGGCTCTATCGTGATCCAGTTGTCGCCAAGGTCACGCGCCGCTGCGACTGGCGGATCGACGATCTCGCGACAGGCGACAGGCCGGTGACGCTGTACCTCGTGGTGCCACCATCAGACATCTCACGGACGAAGCCGCTGATCCGGCTCGTGCTCAACCAGATCGGTCGACGACTGACGGAAGACCTGCATGCTAAGCGCACCCACCGCATGCTGCTCATGCTGGACGAGTTTCCGGCGCTCGGGCGGCTCGACTTCTTCGAGAGCCAGCTCGCCTTCATGGCGGGCTATGGGATCAAGGCCTTCCTCATCGCCCAGTCGCTCAATCAGATCGAGAAGGCCTACGGGCAAAACAACGCGATCCTCGACAATTGCCATGTGCGCGTCGCCTTTGCGACCAATGACGAGCGCACCGCGAAGCGCGTATCCGATGCGCTCGGCACAGCGACCGAGATGCGCGCCATGAAGAACTATGCCGGACATCGGCTATCGCCTTGGCTCGGGCATCTGATGGTCTCACGGCAGGAGACGGCGCGGCCGCTGCTCACACCCGGCGAGATGATGCAGCTTCCCCCGACCGAGGAGATCGTCCTCGTCTCCGGTGCGCCGCCGGTGCGGGCGAAGAAGGCGCGCTACTACACCGATCCTCAGTTCAAAGCGCGGATCGCACCACCGCCAGATCGCACTGCCAGCGATGAGTCAGTTAGCAGCACGGCAGACGATTGGAGCGGCTGCGAACCGATCGCTGCGCCGCCACCGAAGAAGCGAAAGTCATCAACGGACGACACCGATGGCGGTGTCCGTCGCGAACCCGACCTGCCGGAACATGAAGACATCGCGTCCGAACCAGCACCGGCACGCAGCGAGTTCGCCGATCTCGATGACGAACCGGAGGATGATGTCCAGCGGGCCAAAGCCATGCGCGACCGGTTCGCCACGGTCGCGCGGCAAGCTTCGCTCGATCCCGATGACGGGATCGAGCTCTAG
- the trbB gene encoding P-type conjugative transfer ATPase TrbB, which yields MTVHTLKSAAIERGSRMLRTALGADIAAWLDEDAVVEVMLNPCGRLWVDRLGEGLCDTGATLTADDGERIVRLVAHHVGAEVHADAPRVSAELPGTGERFEGLLPPVVAAPTFAIRKPAVAVFTLDDYVRAGIMAAAAAGALRDAVASRANILVAGGTSTGKTTLTNALLAEVAKTSDRVVLIEDTRELQCTTPNLVALRTKDGVATLSDLVRSSLRLRPDRIPVGEVRGAEALDLLKAWGTGHPGGIGTIHAGSAIGALRRLEQLIQEAVVTVPRALIAETIDVLAVLQGRGSNRRLADLARVTGLTDTGDYALHSLLTNPKGTAP from the coding sequence ATGACCGTCCACACTCTCAAATCAGCAGCGATCGAGCGCGGTTCCCGCATGCTCCGCACGGCGCTTGGGGCCGATATCGCGGCCTGGCTCGACGAGGACGCCGTCGTCGAAGTGATGCTTAATCCATGCGGACGCCTCTGGGTCGACCGGCTCGGCGAGGGTCTCTGCGATACGGGCGCCACGCTTACCGCCGACGATGGCGAGCGGATCGTTCGCCTCGTCGCCCATCATGTCGGCGCCGAAGTCCATGCGGATGCGCCGCGAGTATCCGCCGAGCTACCCGGAACCGGCGAACGCTTCGAGGGATTGCTCCCTCCGGTCGTCGCCGCGCCCACGTTCGCGATCCGCAAGCCCGCCGTCGCCGTCTTCACGCTCGACGATTATGTCCGCGCCGGGATCATGGCCGCAGCCGCAGCCGGTGCATTGCGCGATGCCGTCGCGTCCCGCGCCAATATCCTCGTCGCCGGTGGCACCTCGACCGGAAAGACCACGCTCACCAACGCGCTGCTCGCCGAAGTCGCCAAGACCTCCGATCGCGTGGTCCTCATCGAGGACACACGCGAGTTGCAATGCACGACGCCCAACCTCGTGGCGCTCCGCACCAAGGACGGCGTTGCGACGCTGTCCGACCTTGTCCGCTCCTCGCTGCGCCTGCGCCCGGATCGCATTCCCGTCGGTGAGGTGCGGGGCGCCGAAGCGCTCGATCTCCTCAAGGCCTGGGGCACGGGACATCCCGGCGGGATCGGCACGATCCACGCAGGCTCAGCCATCGGCGCACTGCGCCGCCTCGAACAACTCATCCAGGAAGCCGTTGTTACCGTCCCGCGGGCGCTCATCGCGGAGACCATCGACGTGCTCGCCGTCCTTCAAGGACGCGGCAGCAATCGCCGCCTCGCGGACCTCGCGCGCGTCACTGGCCTCACCGACACCGGCGATTACGCGCTCCACTCCCTTCTTACCAACCCGAAAGGAACCGCCCCATGA
- a CDS encoding lytic transglycosylase domain-containing protein — protein sequence MAFLLPSGRRLVASSAILITLSGCANPPAADAQDTVSHSAEIAAPTSDVDAYVAEAAQRFRIPERWIRAVMQAESAGNARAVSSAGAMGLMQIMPGTWAELRAEHGFGSDPFDRRDNILAGTAYLRQMYDQFGAPGFLAAYNAGPGRYAEHLHTGRKLPRETRRYVAVLSQELSFSDAAPLQPVRTVSADRWQAAPLFAPVTASRETQRRTEPGRTSIDVQTAEEPAQSGSQNSQSNPLFVSRTGEPER from the coding sequence ATGGCCTTTCTTCTCCCTTCCGGCCGTCGTCTTGTCGCCTCTTCCGCGATCCTGATCACACTTTCCGGTTGCGCCAATCCGCCCGCCGCTGACGCACAAGATACGGTCTCGCACTCCGCAGAAATCGCCGCGCCGACGTCCGATGTCGACGCTTACGTTGCCGAAGCGGCGCAACGCTTCCGCATCCCCGAGCGCTGGATACGCGCCGTCATGCAAGCCGAAAGCGCGGGCAATGCGCGCGCCGTCAGCAGCGCCGGTGCGATGGGCCTCATGCAGATCATGCCCGGCACCTGGGCGGAACTGCGTGCCGAACATGGCTTCGGATCGGACCCGTTCGACCGCCGCGATAACATCCTCGCGGGCACGGCCTATCTGCGCCAGATGTACGACCAATTTGGTGCGCCGGGGTTTCTCGCGGCCTACAATGCTGGCCCCGGACGGTATGCCGAGCACCTTCACACGGGGCGGAAATTGCCGCGTGAGACCCGTCGTTACGTTGCCGTCCTTTCGCAGGAGCTTAGCTTTTCGGATGCAGCGCCGTTGCAGCCGGTGCGCACCGTTTCTGCCGACCGATGGCAAGCTGCCCCGCTCTTTGCGCCCGTCACAGCTTCGCGTGAAACGCAACGCAGAACCGAACCAGGCCGCACATCAATCGATGTTCAGACCGCAGAAGAACCGGCGCAGTCAGGTTCACAGAACAGCCAATCGAACCCGCTTTTCGTCTCCAGAACCGGGGAGCCAGAGCGATGA